A genome region from Arachidicoccus soli includes the following:
- a CDS encoding VOC family protein: MTTVNIYLTFNGTCKQAFDFYQSVFGGEFPYVGTFGEMPPQEGMPPISEEMKDKIMHITLPISKETCIMGSDAVDEWSKNVQVGNNFSISINTNTTEEADRIFNDLSAGGRVTMPMAKTFWGAYFGMFTDKFEINWMINCDLPTQS, encoded by the coding sequence ATGACCACAGTAAACATCTATCTGACTTTTAATGGTACTTGCAAACAAGCATTCGACTTTTATCAATCTGTATTTGGCGGGGAGTTTCCTTATGTGGGAACTTTTGGTGAAATGCCACCGCAAGAGGGAATGCCCCCTATTTCAGAAGAAATGAAAGATAAAATTATGCATATTACTTTACCTATCAGCAAAGAAACCTGTATAATGGGAAGCGACGCAGTCGATGAATGGAGCAAGAATGTACAAGTAGGCAATAACTTTAGTATCTCCATCAACACCAATACGACAGAAGAGGCAGACAGAATTTTTAATGATTTATCAGCCGGAGGAAGGGTTACAATGCCTATGGCTAAAACCTTTTGGGGCGCATATTTTGGTATGTTTACCGATAAATTTGAAATTAACTGGATGATTAATTGCGACCTCCCTACACAATCTTAA
- a CDS encoding DinB family protein, with translation MDSIANLIKQYQLLTDWYLSVLEDIDVADGRKTIADNTNSLEWLAGHLITGRYRNIIRLGITIEPYEYIDKFINPAIPPPNAIEFNKMIQYPSLNDCKQQWIRYGKLFMNRLKEIKVDTLRTEIPFTVMTGGNTIEDALTFIALHETFHIGQMSIIRKALGYPAMQLSPRKVPVM, from the coding sequence ATGGACTCAATCGCAAACCTCATCAAGCAATACCAACTTTTAACCGACTGGTATTTGTCTGTTCTTGAAGATATTGATGTCGCAGATGGTCGCAAAACCATTGCTGATAATACCAATAGTCTAGAATGGCTTGCAGGGCATTTAATTACCGGACGTTATAGAAATATCATTCGATTAGGTATAACAATTGAACCTTATGAATACATAGATAAATTTATCAATCCGGCCATTCCACCACCGAATGCTATTGAATTTAACAAGATGATTCAATATCCAAGTTTGAACGATTGTAAACAGCAATGGATAAGGTATGGAAAGCTATTTATGAACAGATTAAAAGAAATAAAAGTTGATACATTAAGGACTGAAATACCCTTTACAGTAATGACAGGTGGCAATACTATTGAAGATGCATTGACATTTATTGCGCTACACGAAACTTTTCATATTGGACAAATGAGTATTATTAGAAAAGCACTCGGATATCCTGCCATGCAGTTATCACCAAGAAAGGTCCCTGTTATGTAA